The sequence AGATTCTTCTAAGGTCAGATCTTTACTTTCCATTCTATCTACAATATCCTTTAATTCCTGGAGGGCCTTTTCAAAAGACAATTCGTTATTTAAATTCATTTTTAAGTACCCCTTTTTGTATTTTTGCCACTTTTCCTTTTATCATACCATCTTTTAATAAAACATTAAAGTTATCTCCGACTTTTATTTCTTCCACAGATTTTACTACCATTCCTTTATCATCATATATTACTCCATATCCCCTCTTTATAGATGACAAAGGGCTCAAAACATTCAGCTTATGCTTATATAAATCCAACTTGTTTTTTTCTTCCTTATACTTTGCCGTAAATAAAATATTTAAATGTTTAAATATGCCATCCAAATACTGTTTATCATCATTGATGACATTTGCTGGATTAGAATTTTTAAGCCTTTTTCCCATATACTCCATCTGAACAAAATTCCCCTTCATCACAGATAGAAAATTGGATTTTAAACTCTTATAGGAATTCTCCAGATCTTCTTTCAATAAACTCAATTTGGGAACAGCCAATTCTGCACCTGCTGAAGGAGTAGGAGCTCTTAAATCCGAAACAAAATCCGCAATAGTAAAATCTCTTTCATGGCCTACCGCTGAGATGACGGGAGTATTTAAATTATAAATTATTCTTGCAAGGTTTTCATCATTAAAGGAAAACAGTTCCTCATAAGAACCTCCTCCTCTTCCCATAATAATTAAATCAATATCATTCCTTGAATCTAAGTACTTTAATCCTTCTATTACATTTGAAGCTGCATTTTCTCCCTGAACCAAAGACGGATATATTATAATGTCCGCAATGGGAAATCTTCTTTTAATTACATTTAAAATATCCTTTATTGCAGCTCCCGTAGATGAAGTAACTATTCCGATTTTTTTAGGAAAAGCAGGAATAGCTTTCTTATTTTCAATATTAAATAAACCTTCTTTTTCTAATTTTAATTTTAAATTTTCAAAGGCTTCATATAATTCTCCGATTCCGTTTTTTTTGATATTTCTAACATATAACTGATAATCCCCATCTCTTTCATAGACGGATATATATCCTAACGCTATAACTTTCATGCCGTCTTCCAAAGAAAAATTCAAGGATTGATTATCATTCTTAAACATTACACATTTTAGCTTTCCACTTTCATCCTTCAATGAAAAGTACATATGACCGCTGTAGTGATGTTTAAAATTAGAAATTTCCCCTTCTACACACACATTGCAAAGTATCGGGTCCCCTTGAAAAAGTCTTTTTATATAAAAATTTATTTCACTTACCTTTAAAGGTTTTATATCCATATTTATATCTCCCAAACATGACCCTTTTTTATTCTCCCAAGGTTTGCCATTCCTACTCCGTTATCAGTACATATATCGGTATTGGGAAAATAACATTCAATATCATTATAATTTAAGCCTTTTAGAAGTTCATCCCTGATTATTGAATTAGATGAAACGCCTCCAATAAACAAAATATATTTTACATCGTATAAATAGGAGGCTTCTAAAACAATTCTAATAATAAATTGTGAAATACAATAGAATAGGGTATTAGCAATATCTTCCCTATAATATATATTCTCGCCGTAAATTTTTTTAAAATAATTTTCCATTCCGGAAAAATTGGCCCATGTGCCATGAGTACTCATCGGTAACTTAAGATTTATCCTCTTTCCTTTTTGAGAAATATAATCCAATTCCCTCCCACAAGGAAACCTAATTCCCATTGCCACTCCTATTCTATCGATAAGTTGTCCTATATTTAAGTCTTTTGTCCCACCAATTATATTAATATCAAAATTATCTTTCTCATTGTCAATTAATAACAATTCGGTAGTTCCGCCTGACAGGTGAAAGGCAAGAAATCTTTTTTCATCTTCTAAAGGACTATTTAACATTCCCGAACTTATATGCCCTTCCTGATGGCTAAACTGTTTTAAAGGTTTCTTCAATATGGAAGAAAGAATAAATGCCTGTCCTTTTCCTACTTGAAATACAGGCATGTATGAATCCTTAACTGTTCTTGGAGCTACACTTACGGATATAGTATTAATATTTCCCGGATCAATTATATTTGAAAGCTTATCGATCATTAGAGGTAAATTTTTCATATGCTGAAAAATTGCATCTTGTTGTCTCAACCCAACTTGATTTTTCTTCACTTCAAGTATCTTTCTTAAATCAATCAACGTGTTTCCTCCAGCGTCAATAACAGCCAAAGATGTAGTATAATTACTGGTATCAATTCCAACATAATATTTATCCATTTATCTATTCTCCATTGTTCGAACGAAATTTCCCAGCATTCCGTTAATAAATTTTGAAGATTCTTCTGTACTATACTTTTTGGCAATTTCTATCGCTTCATTTATGCATACTTCTATAGGTATATCCTCCCTGTATAAAAGTTCGTATATGGCGATTCTTAAGATGGACAAATCCACCTTCGCAAGTCTGCTTATTTTCCACCCTCTGATATTTTGAGAAATATTCTTGTCAATAGTATCCAAATTCTTTAAAATAGTAACTGCCGAAGAAGAAATGTACTCTTTCTCTTCTTTATTAAGTTCTCCGTTTTCTATAAAATCTTTTACACTGCTCTCAGAATAATCATTGTTCATATCCATTTGATATAATAACTTCATCGTTTCTTCCCTTGCCAATTTCCTTCCCATTATGATCCTCCTTTAGCAGAAACATTATATACTATTGCTTATTTTTACCTTGCGGAAGAAATTTATCCAAAAAGTGCTTTAAAGCCTCCATTTTGTCGGTTTTACCTCCTAAATAGCAGCCTATGCAAATACACAATACTATAAACAAAGTTTTAAAAAATCCCACTGTAAGTATAAAAATTCCAATCAAAAAACCTATTATCCCGCCTATAGTTTTTCCTCGGTTAGTATTCAAAATATTTACGATATTATCTAATATCTCTTTAAACACTTTTTAAACACCCCTGCTCTTTATTTTACTACTCTTGATGCAGTTGTAACATTGGATATTTCTATTTTTACTTCATTTACAGGAACACCTGTACATTCCTCAATATGTTCCTTAACTTTTTTTTGAAGTTCTTCGGACATTTGGGGAATATTTATTTCGGAAGAAACTTCCCCCTTAAGTCTGACTGACAAATTTCCTTCTGATATATCAACAGCATTTTTAACATTTCTGATTCCGCTAAATTTATCTGCAACGCTTTGTACTAATCCTTCTATTGTTTGAGATGAAATCTTCACTTCTCCCACATTATTATATTTTATAATATAAGCTTCTTTTTCGCCGCCATTTTCTCTTCCCTTAACTACCAAAAGAAAAAACCTTATACTTGCCAACAAAAAAGCAACGCCAATAACGGAAAAAACAAATTCTCCCTTCATGTTTTGCAAATATACATTCAGGTTTTCATCCGACAGGAACCATATATTATCAAAGGGAAATAATATAAGGACAATAGACAGTATCCCAATGCAAAATGTATAAATTGCCAACATCAATTTATCCAGCATATTCATAATATTACCTCCTTAAAAGTATTTAAATTTACCCTCTGTACGATCAGAGGGTAAATTTTTACTTTACTCTTGGTTCTTCCTCTAATTTAGGTTCTTTAGGAATATTTACCCCCTGTACATTTACATTTACTTCCACTACGTTCAATCCGGTCATAGTCTCAACAGTTTCTTTTACATTTTCCTGTACTTGTTTTGCTACTTCTCCAATCTTTGAACCATATTCCACTATTAAAAAAAGATCTATTGCCGTTTCTTTATCTCCAACTTCAACTTTAACACCCTTGGACAAATTTTTCATCCCGAGTATTTCAGTTATTCCGCCTGTTATTCCTCCGCTCATTCCGGCAACTCCCTTAACTTCCGTTGCTGCTAAACCTGCTATTATAGCTACTACCTCATTAGCAATCCTAACATTTCCATATTCGCTTTTTTCTTTATCATTAATTTCTGCCATAATATCCACCTCCATAAATTTTAATCTCCTCCAGTATATTATACCAAATGTGCATTAGTTTTACAAACTATTCTATGCCTTTTTCATTATTTTTATCTTATCTGAATCCAGATTTGTCTCACTTTTAATTATTTCCAATATTTTTACCACATCCTGCTCAGTCAGTTCCTTTGCAGATACTACAACCTTTGCACTGTCCTCCTTTAAAAATACCAAAGCATCATCAAACCCCTTTGCTTTAATCAGTCCTTCTATATATAATTCATTTTCCGATAAAGCTCCTATTCTCATAATTTCTTTTTGAGCTTCATCTCTTGTTTCGGCCTTTGTTTTTTCATTATTTACAATATCATTCAATTTATCAATTAATCCTGCTCTCATTTTATCTCTGGATAATCTGTACTCCACAAAATAATTACTTTTTTGGGCACTTACTTCTTCCGTAAGGGACTCCTCGATATTCTTATTGGTGTCTTCAATTAAATCTGCCGGATTTTCGCTTTCCACAACCTGAACCTTTTCTTCACTTATTGTTTGAAGAGAGTTTTTTTCATTTTCTTCTGCGAGTTTTTCCTCTTCATATTTCTGATATTCATTAGAAGATTTAATTGCTGATTTCTGAGTTAAATAATGATTTAAATATCCCGCCAATACCAACAGCACAACTAAAATAGTAATAAATGCAGGTTTTTTCACTGAAAACATTAATATCACCCTCCTAATTACTTGAATATACATCTACCTTACTGCCTGAAATTCCCAAAACGGTTTTTACCGCTTCATATAATTTTTCCTTTACCACAGCATCATCCGCTCCTTGGGCCACAACTATTACTCCGTTAACTTCCGGATTTATCTCCTTCAACGTTATAAATGAATCTTCATTTTCTTTTGTAACTATTTCGTAAACCGTATCCTCTTTAAGTGTTTCCCTAACTCCCCCTTGGGAATCCTTTTCACTTGTATTTTCTTGATTCTTGGTCGTATTTACTGCAGGTACTTTTTCCGTAGTATTTTGTAATGTAATCATGACATTTACCTCTCCTGCTCCTTTTATTTGGCTTAAGATGTTTTCTAATTTTCTTTCCAATATTGTCACGTAATCCTCCGTAGAATCTCTCTTCGATTTATCTGTCGTATTCGTTTCCCCTAAATTATAATTTCCTTTATTTTTACTGTCAGTAAACATACTTACTGTTATCAATATCATTACTCCAATAATTAGTATAATGACGAGTTTAGTTATATATTCTTTATTTCCCATTTTTTCTAACTCATCTTTTATTTTATTTAGTAATTTCATTTTCATCACCTGCCAATTTAGTATTTTTATATAAAACGATATTCTCATAAGGTACATTAAAATTTTCGGATATTACATCCTTAATATCTTTATTATCTATTATTTCTCTATTTGTAGAAGAGGGCTTTTGATTTTTACTAACTGTTATCTCTTCAATGTCATCAATTTTTATATTCTTTTTTTCACCCTCTTCTTCCTTTTTTTCTTCTTTAGCTTCTTTTATGTCCATTTCTATTTTTTTGATATTCCCGTAATCCTCCCTTTCTTCATCTTCTTGAAGCTCTATTTTAATGTCCGAAACGCTATAGTTTGTATTGGAACTTATAATTTCTTCAATTTCTCTTTTTAACTTATTTTTATATGCAGTTATCACCTGTTCTTTTTGAGCTGCCAACAAATCATCATTTTCTTTATAGCTTATATTCATGGTTTCAACAGAACTTGTAAGTAAGGATTTATCAACATCTATATCCTTGTTCTTATTTAAAAGCTTTATGATAGGGTTCATAATTGCTATAATTACTAAAATTCCTATTACCATATCCAAGAATCTTTTCATGTTTCCACTGGGAAGAATAATCTCAAGGAATGATATTAATATAAATAAAATCACTATATTTACAGCCCAGTCTTTTAAAAAACTTATATATTCCACTTTTCCACCTACCTTAACATCAAAGTAGCATTTCCTGCCTCTATAATAATAGTTATGGTTATAAAAAACATGGTTGCTACAGAAAGTATCGATGCTAATATTAAAGTCAAAGACTTACTTACCTCATTTAAACATTCAATTTCTTTCTGACCTGATATTGGTTCGATAATAGCTATTGTCAATTTATATAAAAATATTATGGAAATTATCTTCATGACCGGTATTATACATATTAAAAATAATGCAAATAACCCTATTACGCCTACCGCATTCTTAAGTATTGCAGAACATCCTACCACAGTTTCCACAGCATCCGAAAGAAATTTCCCTATTATTGGTATGAATTTATCTACCGCAAATTTAGCAGTCCTTATAGTTACACCATCAACCTTGGAAGCTACCCCATACATTGATATAACTCCTATAAAAACCGTTAATGCAATGCCAATTATCGTTACTGCAGCACCTCTTATAAGCTCAGCCAATCTTCCGAACTGAATTTTGTCCGATATTTTGCTTAACAAACCTATAATAAATGAAAAGAATATCAGCGGAAATATTATTCCTCTTATCACAGTTCCTACGATATTTACAGTCCCAATTATCAAGGGATTAAACATTACACTTGTGGTGGTTCCCCCAACTGCTATTAGCAAGCCCAACATGGGAGGAAGCATAATTTCCATGAAATTTACCATGTTATCTACCGCTTCCTTGCCTATAGATAATGATATGCTGAAGCTTCGTATCAGTATTATTGAAATAACCATATAAGAAACAAAATAAGCAAGTTTACTGACATTATTTGTTTCAAAAGAACTTTGAAGATTAGTAAGGATGCCCGATATTATCACTATAGATAATATATTTATTAGAATTGTAATATTTGCTAAGACCTCCTTTAAAAAAATCTTCAATATACCTATAAGAATCGACTTGCCATCTATTCGGTTTTCTCCCTTTATCATAGATAATATAAATTCTTTAAGGCTGATTTTGGGAAAATAATCATAAGTGGTTTTATCCAAATTATCAAGAAAATTTTCTATTCCGCTTAAATTCAATTTGTCAAACTGTTCTTCAATTAAACTTTTATTTTCCTCGTGTATTTCATCTTCAACCTCACTACAGAAACTTATTTGAGGGATTAGCAACAATAAAAATATTAAAAATAAACTTTTGTTTTTTTTCATAAAATCCACCTTTAAGGAAAAATTTTTATAATCATATCCATAAGAGCTATAAATATGGGCATTGATATAACCATTATTATTACTTTTCCTCCCAGTTCAATTTTATTTGCAATATTTTCTTCTCCGGCATCTTTAGAAATCTGAGCTCCAAATTCAACTACGTAAGATATTCCTATGATTTTTAAAATTGTTGTAAAATATGCAAAATCCACATTCGCTCTTTGGGCTAAATTACTTAATACTTGTACAACATTAAAAAGTTTGTCAATAACCATGGAAAATATAATAATACCTGTAGCTACACTTACAAGTAATGCATATTCAGGTCTTATACCTTTAAGTACTACTATTATTACTGTAGCTATAAGGCCTATTCCTACAATTCTGAATATATCCATAACCCCACTTCCCAGCTAATAAAGTTGAAATAAAGATTTTACATTTTCAAATAATTTGCTTATTAAATTTATAACTACTCCCAATACTATTATTACTCCAGCTAAAGTCGCTAAATAAGCATATTCTTCTTTCCCCGCTCTCTCCAATAATGTATGGAGTACTGCAGATAAAATTCCAATACTTGCTATTTTAAATATCAAATCCACATTCATGCTTTTCTCTCCCTTACAACAATATAATTACTAGAGCTACTCCAAACAGTAATCCTAA is a genomic window of Acidilutibacter cellobiosedens containing:
- the spoIIIAD gene encoding stage III sporulation protein AD; the protein is MDIFRIVGIGLIATVIIVVLKGIRPEYALLVSVATGIIIFSMVIDKLFNVVQVLSNLAQRANVDFAYFTTILKIIGISYVVEFGAQISKDAGEENIANKIELGGKVIIMVISMPIFIALMDMIIKIFP
- the spoIIIAE gene encoding stage III sporulation protein AE, translating into MKKNKSLFLIFLLLLIPQISFCSEVEDEIHEENKSLIEEQFDKLNLSGIENFLDNLDKTTYDYFPKISLKEFILSMIKGENRIDGKSILIGILKIFLKEVLANITILINILSIVIISGILTNLQSSFETNNVSKLAYFVSYMVISIILIRSFSISLSIGKEAVDNMVNFMEIMLPPMLGLLIAVGGTTTSVMFNPLIIGTVNIVGTVIRGIIFPLIFFSFIIGLLSKISDKIQFGRLAELIRGAAVTIIGIALTVFIGVISMYGVASKVDGVTIRTAKFAVDKFIPIIGKFLSDAVETVVGCSAILKNAVGVIGLFALFLICIIPVMKIISIIFLYKLTIAIIEPISGQKEIECLNEVSKSLTLILASILSVATMFFITITIIIEAGNATLMLR
- the nusB gene encoding transcription antitermination factor NusB; this translates as MGRKLAREETMKLLYQMDMNNDYSESSVKDFIENGELNKEEKEYISSSAVTILKNLDTIDKNISQNIRGWKISRLAKVDLSILRIAIYELLYREDIPIEVCINEAIEIAKKYSTEESSKFINGMLGNFVRTMENR
- the xseA gene encoding exodeoxyribonuclease VII large subunit translates to MDIKPLKVSEINFYIKRLFQGDPILCNVCVEGEISNFKHHYSGHMYFSLKDESGKLKCVMFKNDNQSLNFSLEDGMKVIALGYISVYERDGDYQLYVRNIKKNGIGELYEAFENLKLKLEKEGLFNIENKKAIPAFPKKIGIVTSSTGAAIKDILNVIKRRFPIADIIIYPSLVQGENAASNVIEGLKYLDSRNDIDLIIMGRGGGSYEELFSFNDENLARIIYNLNTPVISAVGHERDFTIADFVSDLRAPTPSAGAELAVPKLSLLKEDLENSYKSLKSNFLSVMKGNFVQMEYMGKRLKNSNPANVINDDKQYLDGIFKHLNILFTAKYKEEKNKLDLYKHKLNVLSPLSSIKRGYGVIYDDKGMVVKSVEEIKVGDNFNVLLKDGMIKGKVAKIQKGVLKNEFK
- a CDS encoding sporulation stage III protein AG, producing the protein MKLLNKIKDELEKMGNKEYITKLVIILIIGVMILITVSMFTDSKNKGNYNLGETNTTDKSKRDSTEDYVTILERKLENILSQIKGAGEVNVMITLQNTTEKVPAVNTTKNQENTSEKDSQGGVRETLKEDTVYEIVTKENEDSFITLKEINPEVNGVIVVAQGADDAVVKEKLYEAVKTVLGISGSKVDVYSSN
- the spoIIIAC gene encoding stage III sporulation protein AC yields the protein MNVDLIFKIASIGILSAVLHTLLERAGKEEYAYLATLAGVIIVLGVVINLISKLFENVKSLFQLY
- a CDS encoding SpoIIIAH-like family protein, with translation MFSVKKPAFITILVVLLVLAGYLNHYLTQKSAIKSSNEYQKYEEEKLAEENEKNSLQTISEEKVQVVESENPADLIEDTNKNIEESLTEEVSAQKSNYFVEYRLSRDKMRAGLIDKLNDIVNNEKTKAETRDEAQKEIMRIGALSENELYIEGLIKAKGFDDALVFLKEDSAKVVVSAKELTEQDVVKILEIIKSETNLDSDKIKIMKKA
- a CDS encoding Asp23/Gls24 family envelope stress response protein, with product MAEINDKEKSEYGNVRIANEVVAIIAGLAATEVKGVAGMSGGITGGITEILGMKNLSKGVKVEVGDKETAIDLFLIVEYGSKIGEVAKQVQENVKETVETMTGLNVVEVNVNVQGVNIPKEPKLEEEPRVK
- the spoIIIAF gene encoding stage III sporulation protein AF, with protein sequence MEYISFLKDWAVNIVILFILISFLEIILPSGNMKRFLDMVIGILVIIAIMNPIIKLLNKNKDIDVDKSLLTSSVETMNISYKENDDLLAAQKEQVITAYKNKLKREIEEIISSNTNYSVSDIKIELQEDEEREDYGNIKKIEMDIKEAKEEKKEEEGEKKNIKIDDIEEITVSKNQKPSSTNREIIDNKDIKDVISENFNVPYENIVLYKNTKLAGDENEITK
- a CDS encoding tRNA (adenosine(37)-N6)-threonylcarbamoyltransferase complex transferase subunit TsaD, which gives rise to MDKYYVGIDTSNYTTSLAVIDAGGNTLIDLRKILEVKKNQVGLRQQDAIFQHMKNLPLMIDKLSNIIDPGNINTISVSVAPRTVKDSYMPVFQVGKGQAFILSSILKKPLKQFSHQEGHISSGMLNSPLEDEKRFLAFHLSGGTTELLLIDNEKDNFDINIIGGTKDLNIGQLIDRIGVAMGIRFPCGRELDYISQKGKRINLKLPMSTHGTWANFSGMENYFKKIYGENIYYREDIANTLFYCISQFIIRIVLEASYLYDVKYILFIGGVSSNSIIRDELLKGLNYNDIECYFPNTDICTDNGVGMANLGRIKKGHVWEI
- a CDS encoding DUF2273 domain-containing protein, translating into MFKEILDNIVNILNTNRGKTIGGIIGFLIGIFILTVGFFKTLFIVLCICIGCYLGGKTDKMEALKHFLDKFLPQGKNKQ
- the amaP gene encoding alkaline shock response membrane anchor protein AmaP, coding for MNMLDKLMLAIYTFCIGILSIVLILFPFDNIWFLSDENLNVYLQNMKGEFVFSVIGVAFLLASIRFFLLVVKGRENGGEKEAYIIKYNNVGEVKISSQTIEGLVQSVADKFSGIRNVKNAVDISEGNLSVRLKGEVSSEINIPQMSEELQKKVKEHIEECTGVPVNEVKIEISNVTTASRVVK